The DNA segment CGAAATCCAGCCCTCCGGATGCCGTCCATCCAACGTCTGGCGCGTGACGGCAGCTTTGATCCCAGGCAACGGATTCAAGGGCGCAACGGTCCAATCCGTTCCGAACGCAAGCACCGCCCCGGCATCCAACAGCGAGCGGAAGGCGTAGGTGCTTTTCGCCCGCTCGGGGCCAATTCGCTTTTCGCACCAGCGCCCGTCATCGGCGCAATGAATCGGTTGCACCGAAGCGATCACCTTTTGCCGACCAAACCGCGGCACGTCCTGCGGGCGCAAGTGCTGCGCGTGTTCAATGCGGAAGCGCCGGTCGGCCGGGCCATTCTCCCGCACGACCTGTTCATACAAGTCCAGAATCGCGGCATTTGCCCGGTCGCCGATGGCGTGAATGATGATCTGCAACCCGGCGCGATCAGCGGCCAGCGCGCGCTTTAGCATGATGCCCTCGGGAAACATTTGATCGAACCACAGACCGCTGGTTTCCGGGGCGTCGGTGTACGGCTCAAAAAACAGCGCGGTGGTCGAACCGAGACTGCCATCGGAAAAACCTTTCAGCCCGCCAATCCGCAACCACGGATTGCCAAACGCCCGACGCACCCCGATTTGCCCCAGCGCCTCCCACGCAACAATCGAACGCACCGCATAAATGCGCGTCTTCAACTCGCCGCGTTCCAGCAGATATTGATACAACCCGACATCTTCCCCGGCGGACAAATCCTGCACGCTCGTCACTCCAAGTGACGCCGCGTGTTCGGTGGCGGCTCGAAAAGCGGCCAACTTTTCTTCGCGCGTGGATGGCGGAATGATTTTTTCCACCAGTTCCATCGCCGCGTCTTTCAAGATGCCGGTCGGTTCGCCTTGGGCATCACGCACAATCATCCCGCCGGGCATGTCCTGGGTGGAGCGCGTGATTCCGGCCAATTGCAGGGCGCGACTGTTGGCGAGCGCCATATGTCCGTCCAAACGGCAAACGAACACCGGATGCTCCGGCGTGGCGGCGTCAATCATCTGCCGCGTGGGCAGTTGCGCGCCGGGGAAATTCTCGTGATCCCAGCGGCCGCCCAGAATCCAACGCCCGGCCGGAATCTTTCGGGCAAAATCTCCCAACCGCCGCGCCAGTTCCTCCGGCGTCCGCGCGTCGCGCAGGTTCACACCCATGAGGGAAAATCCGCCCATGAGCCAGTGCGCGTGCGCGTCGTTAAATCCCGGCAGGACGGTACGCCGCTGCGCGTCAATCACCCGCGTTCCTTTGCCCGCCAGTGCGAGCAACTCCGCGTTCGTTCCGATCGCCAGGATGCGATTGCCCGCGATGGCGATGGCTTCCGTGCGCGGCTGCGTGCGGTCCATGGTGTGTACGGCGGCATTGTGAATGATCAGACTCGGAGCGAGCGCGACCGGAACGGCGGATGCGGTAGAATGTAACATGATGATGACAAGCCGGGACAACGGAGCCGGCAATTTTACAAGCCGACCAACGGCCAGCCTTCAGCCCGAGATGATGCGGCGCAGCGCGCCCGGACGCCAGAAAAAGAGAAACCGGACGAGTGGAAGCGGCGCCCTTCGATCGCTGTGCCGCAGTTTCTCCTCCGCCTCGCGTTCCGCTTTCCGAAATTGGCCCGTCATCATCAGTATTATCCCGGCCTGAAAAGTTTTGACATTTTTCAACTTTTCCGTAATTAAAAGAACGAAGTCCTTTGCGCGTAGGTTAAGCTTAACAAACCAATGAAAACCTCAATCCCAACTATCTCCACGCTCCTGCTGTTCCTGGCTCTCGCGCCAATGACGCTGCCAGGGCAAAGCGAGGTGCTGACTTACACCAACGACAACGGCGTCATTACGATCACCGGCTACATCGGTACGCCGGTCAACCTCGTCATCCCTGCCACCATCAATGGTGATCCAGTGACGAGCATTGGCGATTCTGCGTTTTACCAGTGCTACGCTCTAAACAGCCTAGCAATTCCCGACGGCGTGACGAGCATTGGAAATTTTGCGTTTTACCAATGCGACGGCCTGACGAACGTGGTGATTCCCAACAGCGTGACGAACATTGGGGATCGTGCGTTTTACCAATGCCACGGGCTGAAGAGCGTGGGGCTTCCCGACGGCTTGACGAGCCTTGGGGATTTTGCGTTTTGGAACTGTACCGGCCTGAAGAGCGTGCTCATTCCCGACAGCGTGACGCATATTGGAAGTAATGCATTTGCCTCCGGCCAGCGCCTGGCGAATGTGGTGATCGGCAATAGCGTAACGAGCATTGGGGATCGTGCGTTTTCCAATTGCGCCGGCCTGACGAATATCACGGTGGCGGCGTTGAATCCGGCTTATAGCAGTATTGACGGGGTGTTGTTCAACAAAACGCAGACCTCCTTGGTTCAATTTCCCAGCGGGCGGAGCGGCAGTTATACCCTGCCCGACAGCGTGACAAGCCTTGAGGATGGTGCGTTTTACAACTGCGCTGGCCTGACGAACATCATCGTGACGGCGTTGAATCCGACTTATAGCAGTATTGACGGAGTGTTGTTCAACCAGGCGCAGACTTCCTTGATTCAATTTCCCTGCGGACGGGGTGGCAGTTATACCTTGCCCATCAGTGTGACGAACATCGGGAATTCTGCATTTTCGTGGTGCACCCTCCTGACGGACGTGATGATCCCCGATAGCGTGACGAACATTGGGGATTCCGCATTTTTGTGGTGTGCCCGTCTGACGGAGGTGACGATCCCCGATGGCGTGACGAGACTTGGAAATTCTGCGTTTTACTATTGTTCCAGCCTGACGAACGTGGTGATTCCGAACAGTGTGACGAAGATTGGGGATTGGGTGTTTGCCAACACCCCCCTGAAAGACGTGGTGATTCCTGACAGCGTGACGAGCATTGGAGATCGTACGTTTTACTATTGTTCCAGCCTGACGAACGCGATGATTCCGAACAGTGTGACGAACATTGGAAATTATGCGTTTTCCGGCTGCTCCAGCCTAACGGACGTGGTGATTCCCGACAGTGTGACGAGCCTTGGGGATAATGCATTTTTCGTCTGCGCCAGTCTGACGAATATCACGGTGGCGGCGTTGAACCCGGCTTATAGCAGCATTGACGGCGCATTGTTCAACAAGGCGCAGACCTCTTTGATTCAATTTCCCGACGGGCGGGGCGGCAGTTATACCTTGCCCAACAGTGTGACGAATATCGAGGATTATGCGTTTTACCGCTGCACCAGTCTGACGAACTTAGTGATTCCCAGCAGTGTGACGAGTCTCGGCGATTATGTGTTTTACTATTGCTCCGGCCTGACAAGTGTGACGATTCCCGACGGCGTGACGCGCCTCGGGGATTATGCGTTTTACCGCTGCACCAGTCTGACGAACGTGGTAATTCCCGACAGTGTCACCAACCTTGGGGATTATGCGTTTTACTATTGTTCGAACCTGACGAGTGTGGCGATTCCCGACGGCGTGACGAGTCTTGGGGATTATACGTTCTACAACTGCCTCAACCTGACGAACGTGGCGATTCCCGACAGTGTGACGAGTCTTGGAGATTATGCGTTTTACAACTGCTCCCGTCTGACGAGTGTGACGATTCCCGACAATGTCACGAGCCTTGGGATTTATGCCTTCTACAACTGCTCCCGCCTGACAAGTGCGGCGATTCCGGACGGCGTGACGCGCCTTGGAGATTACGCATTCTACAACTGCACCGGCCTGACGAACGTGCTGATTCCCGGCAGTGTAACGCGCCTTGGGGATTATGCTTTTGCCAACTGCGGCAGCCTGACGAGTGTGACGATCTCCGACGGCGTGGCGGGCATTGGGGATTACGCGCTTTACAACTGCACCGGTCTGACGAACGTAGTGATTCCCAACAGTGTGACAAGCCTTGGGAATTATGCGTTTTACGGCTGCACCAGTCTGGCGGACCTGGTGATTCCCGGCAGTGTGACGCGCCTTGGAAATTATGCGTTTGCCTACTGCCCCCGTCTGAGGAGTGTGGTGATTCCCGACGGCGTAACGAGCATTGGGATTTATGCGTTTGACCACTGCATCGGCCTGACGAATGTGGTGATTCCCAATAGCGTAACGATCATTGGAGACTCTGCGTTTCAGAGCTGCTCTAGCCTGAGGAGCGTAGTGATTCCCAACAGCGTGACGAGCGTCGGGGATTGGGCGTTTTATAGCTGCTTCAACCTGACGAATGTGGTGATTCCCAACAGCGTGACGAACCTTGGAGCTCGTGCGTTTTATTACTGCGGTAACTTGGCGAGGGTGACGATTGGTGGCGGCATGGCGAGCCTTGGGGATTTAGCGTTTGCCAGCTGCACCCGCCTGACGAACATCACCTTTCTGGGAAACGCGCCAGCATTGGGCAATGGCGTGTTCGGTGGTGTCCCCGGCAAAGTTTATTATTATTACGGCACGAGCGGTTGGGGCGCGACCTATGGCGGCCGCCCCACGGTCATGCTCAACGCACCCCCGCCACAAATCAGCGCGGCCAACGTTGGCCTGCAAGCCGACGATTTCGGCTTCACCGTCACGGACAGCATCAATCATTTCTTTGTGATCGAGGCCAGCGCCGATCTGGTCAACTGGCAGCCCCTCTCGACCAATATCCTGTCCAACCCCGCCACCAGTTTCACTTTCGCCGATCCGCACTGGACAAATTACCCGCAACGCTTCTATCGCGTCGGCGCGCAGATCAATCCACCTCCGCCTTAACCCTTCCGGTCACCACCGTTGCCGGCGCGCCCGGCAACCGAACGAACTTTATGGTCACGGTGCCGGCGGAAACGCCGTCGCTGGCAATCAGCATCTGCGGCGGCAGCGGCGATTCCCAAGTGGCGGCGGATCATCGCCGCCCAAGCCCGAGGTTTATGCGAATACCGGTCCGAATCAATGGCCGTCGTCCGTTTGGTATCGGCTCTCGGCTTGAGGGGGTGACCGTGACGGCGTCTTACTTGGGAACGCTCTTGGTGTAGGCGCTGACGAATTTGATTTTCGCGTCCTTGGCGGCGTCCATCACTTTCACGATCTGCCCAAACGGCGCGTCCTTGTCCGCGTTGATGGCCAATTTCAAATCCGGATTTTTCAAAACCCGCGTGATCAGTTCGCCGCGCAAATTCTCCATCGTCACCGGCAGCGCATCCGCAGTGGCCCCGAGCTGCAGACTGCCATTTGCCTTAATACTCACCACCAACGGCTGCGCTTCGTGCGCGTCCGCCTTTTCGCCCTGCGTAGATTCGGGCAACGCCAGTTTCATCGCGCTCTGTTGGCGGAAGGTCGTGGTGGTCATCAGAAAAATGAGCAGCACGATCAACACGTCAATCAGCGCCACGATGATGATGGCGGGCGGCGAATTGCGTTTGCGGGGGTAGAAGCGCATGGTGGCGGCGGATCAATTCCGATACAAACGGTGCAACAGCTCGTCGCACAAGGTTTCCATCTCGACGGCAAGCATTTCGACTTTTTTGGAATAATAACTCCACGCGACCAGGGCGGGAATCGCGATCAACAAACCGATCAGCGTCGCCTTCAAAATCATGCTGATGCCGTGCGCCAGTTTGGCGGCGTCGTTCAAGCCGGACAGGCCCACGTCCTCGAAGGTATCCATCATGCCGACAATGGTGCCGACCAATCCGAGCAGCGGCGCGATGCCGACAATGATTTCCAAAATCACCAAGCCGCGTTCCAGTTTGACGATTTCATGGCGGGCGCGCGTCTGCAACGCGGCCTCGTTTTCCTCGCGCGGCCAGTCAAGTTGCTGCGTCAACACCAGCAGCAGCCGTCCGAGCGACGACGGATTCTTTTCACAGGCGTGCCGTAACCGGGGCGTCTCGGCGCGCGACTGGCAGTTCGCCACCGCGCTTTCGATCTCGGGCGGCACGACTTTTTTCCAGCGCAAGGCCAGACCGCGTTCCACAATAAACGTCAGCCCGACCACCGAGGTGATGAGCAGCAAAACGTAAACGATCGTTTCCATGTGTTTCCAATGTATTGATTGCCGGGCTTGTCGTCAGTTGTAATAAAAAGTGAAGGTGATGCGGCGGGAATCCTCGCCCACCGCCAGGCGCATCTCGCGCGTCCATTCGCCGAAGGGAGCCGGATCGCGGATCGCCTTCACGCACATCAGCGAGAGCGTCTCGGTCACGGTGTTTTCCAACACTTGCAGGTTGCTGATTTCGCCTTTGTAATTCAGGGTGAACTGCACCACCACCTTGCCCGATTGGTAGCCTTCGTAACTTAAATTATCCAGCAGGTCGTACCAACGCGTGGAAACCGCGTCAATAAACATCCGGTCGTACGCGCCGAAGCCGGTGGCCTTCACGTTATAGGAAGCGTTCGGGCGTTGCACCGCTCCGCCCTCCTGTCGCGAGCGCGGTCCGGGCGCCATTTGCTTTTGCAACATCGCTTCTCGGATGGTGCGGGGGCGCTGCCGCTCCGCCGGCGGCCGCAAATCCGCCTTGGCAATGGTCATCGTGCCGGGTTTGATCACCGGCTTGACCTCCTGCGGCGGCGGCGGATCGGGCATCAATTGATCGAACTGGTTCGGTCGCCCGGCGGTTTCCAGTTTCTGCAGTTCGTTCGGCGCCCCGGCGACCTTGGGTTCGTTCAATTGCAGGTCGGGGGTCGGATTCGCCGCGATGGCGTTCCGATCCGAATAATGTTTCGCTTCCTTGGGCGGCTCGGGAACGGATTGATCCTCGTACACGTCCATGAACATCATCGGCTCACGGTTCGGGGGCGGGACTGCTTCGGACGCGGGCGGTGAAGCGGGTTGCAACCAACGCGGCAGATGCAGTCTGGACGACAATTCAAGTTTTTGCGTTACGGCATACGCGCCCCAGAGGAACAGGTGGGCGGCCACGGAAATCGCCAGAGCGACACCAAGTTTGGTGAACTCCAGCCGCCCGACCCGCAGGGTCACTCTGTCCGTGTGGTCAACCACCATGAGAAATCAGATTGCCGCAGGCCGCGTGCCGGAGCAATAGTTTAGCTCGCTCCCCATCCGCCGCGATCCGCTCCGGGAATCGCGCGCTTTCAGGGCTGGTCATGCACTTTTCCCGAACCGAATGTCACCACCGTTGATTCCAAGCGGTGCCCCTGAAACGGAACCGCACCTTCGTCCCGACCGCGCGATGCAGTCGGGCACACGCGCGAACGCGGGGGCTCCCGGGAAAGAGTGTATTGACCAGTTCCAGCCTTCCATTTTCCGCGTCGCATCGGCAGTGAATCAAACGTCCGCACAAAATCCTTTCGACGTTCCCGTCATTGGTCATTAACTTTCTCGCTGCATGTCTGCCACCGCGCAACTCACCCCGATGATGGCGCAGTATCGCCGCATCAAAGGCGAACTGCCCCGGGACGCGTTGTTGCTGTTTCGGCTCGGTGATTTCTACGAGATGTTTTTTGAGGACGCCAAGACCGGCGCGCAGTTGCTGAATCTGGCGCTCACCTCCCGGCACGGCGTTCCCATGTGCGGCCTGCCCTATCATGCGGCCAACAATTACATCGGGCGGCTGCTCAAGGCGGGCCGTAAAGTCGCCATCTGCGAACAAACGGAAGAGCCTAAACCCGGCAAACTGGTGAACCGTCAGGTCACGCAAATCCTTTCGCCCGGCACGCATTTTGATGAACGCATGCTCACCGCCGAACGGAATAATTTTCTGGCCGCGGTGACGCAGCGCGGCGCGAACTTTGGCCTGGCGGTGATTGATCTGACCACCGGCGATTTCCTGACCACGGAACTGGAATCCGAAACCGCGCTGTTCGGCGAATTGGACCGGTTGCGCCCGGCGGAAATCGTGCATCCGCTGGAAGCCACGGCCCTGCGCGATCAACTCTGCGGAGCGACGCCTCGTCGCAATGAAGTGGCCGCGACGCCCCCGTCGCTCCCTCATTCCGGCGTCGAGGCGACGCCACCCCCCTTCGGCGATGGAGCGGCCTCGGCACGGCCCTGGACGGTCAGCGCTTACGACGATTGGACCTTCGCGCCAGAAACGGCGGAGTTCACCGTGCGCGATCATTTCAAGGTCGCCGCGCTGGACGGTTTCGGTCTGAAAAACCACCCGGCGGCCATCGGTGCGGCGGGGGGCGCGCTGCACTATCTGATCCATAACCTGCGGCGCGACGTGCGACATCTCACGCGGATTTCGTTCTATCAACGGGCGGATTATCTCGTGCTGGACCAGCTCACGCTGCGGCATCTGGAAATCCTCGAACCGCTGCAACGCGACGCCCCCAGCCAGTCCTGTCTTTACGGCGCGTTGAACAAAACCATCACCCCCATGGGCGCGCGCCGGCTTCGCAACTGGCTCTCGCAACCTCTGGCGACTGCGGCGTCCATCTGGCAGCGACAGGACACCGTCGCGCGGTTCATCGAAAACGCGCCGCACCTCGAGGTGTTCCGCGCGCAACTGGGCCACGTCCGCGATCTCGAACGCACCGTGGGCCGGCTCAGCACCGGCAGCGGCAACGCGCGCGATCTCGTGGTGTTGCGCCAGGCGCTGGAACAGATTCCAACGCTGAAACAAACACTCACGGCGTTTGCGGCGCGACGTGAAGACCGATTGAAACTTTCCGAGACGACAGCCAGCGGCACGGCCCCGGCGGGCTTGTTGGAACAACTGGCCACGCAGTTAAGCGAAGCTCCCGAGCTGGTCGAGTTGATCCGCCGCGCCATCGTGGATGAACCACCACTCGCGCTGAAAGAAGGCGGCATGATTCGGGATGGATTCAGCGCCGAGTTGGACGAACTGCGCCACGCCCAGCGCAGCGGCAAGGATTGGCTGGCCAAGCTGCAGCAGGACGAAAGCGAACGCACGGGCATCGCCTCGCTCAAGGTGCGATTCAATTCCGTTTTTGGTTATTTCATCGAGGTCACCAAATCCAATCTCGACAAAGTTCCGCCGCATTACCTCCGCAAGCAGACCATCGCCAACGGGGAACGTTTCATCACGCCGGAGTTGAAGGAGATGGAAGGCAAAATCCTCGGCGCCGAAGAACGCGGCGTGAAATTGGAATACGAACTGTTCCAACACCTGCGCGAGAGCGTGCTCCAGCAATTGGCCATGATTCAGCAAACAGCCGTCGCGTTGGCCCAACTGGACGTGCTCGCAGCCTTCGCGGAAATTGCGCGACTTCACGATTATTGCCGCCCTGAAATCAGCGACTGCGGTCGCCTGGAAATCACCGAAGGCCGTCATCCGGTGCTGGAGCAAAGCTGGATGGAAGAACGGTTCGTGCCAAACGACACGACCTTGACTTCGGCTGACGCGCCTGCGCCGGACGAAACTTCCGCCCGCGCGCCCGCGGCGCCGGCCCGCGAAAATCCAAGCCCGGAAATTCCACAGATCGCCCTGATCACCGGGCCTAACATGGCGGGTAAATCCACTTACATCCGGCAGGTGGCGCTGCTCACGCTGCTGGCGCACACGGGGAGTTTCATTCCCGCCAAAGCCGCGCGCATTGATCTGGTGGATCGCATTTTCACCCGCATCGGCGCCAACGACGACCTCGCGCGCGGCCAATCCACGTTCATGGTGGAAATGAGCGAGACGGCCAACATTCTCAACCACGCCACCTCGCGCAGCCTGGTCATTCTCGATGAGATTGGCCGCGGCACCAGCACCTTCGACGGCCTGTCGCTGGCCTGGAGCATCGTCGAGCATCTGCACAATCAAATCGGCGCCAAAACCCTCTTCGCCACGCATTACCACGAGTTGACGGAACTCGCGCAGCGGTTGCCACGTTTGAAAAATTTCAATGTCGCCGTGCGCGAGTGGCACGATGCGATTGTGTTCCTGCGCAAAATTGTCGCGGGCGGAACGGACAAGAGTTACGGCATCCAGGTCGCGCGACTGGCGGGCGTGCCCCGACCGGTGGTGGAACGCGCGAAAGAAATTCTCGCCAATCTCGAAGCCTCCGAACTGACTCCCGAAGGCAACGTGCGCCGCGCCCGCCGGGATCACGACCGCGATAAGCTCAAGCAGTTAACGCCCCCGCCCCAGTTGGATTTGTTCGGCTGACGCACCCCCAACGCGCAAACCTAAAAGTGAAAATCGGACTGACCGGCGGCCGGCGTGACGCGATCAGGCCGTTTTTTCATCCCTTATCTTTTCAAGAAAAGATGTTGGTTTGGCGACACGGCAGTTTTATGCTCCCGTCCGTTCGAACGAATGAAACTGGTGCCGGACTCTGCGTCCGAAATAATCGAGGTCAGCGGGCGAGCTTGGCGTTTTGTCGAAGCATTTGTGCGCGAGCCGTTGAAGGTTGGGGCCATCTGGCCCAGCTCCGGGCATTTGTCCCAGGCGATTGTTTCCGCCTGTCATTTTGACTCGAACGACACCGTGGTCGAACTGGGTCCGGGCACGGGCAGCTTCACCCAATTGTTACTGCAACGCCTTGGCGCCGAGGGTCGGCTCGTGGCGTTGGAGTTAAGCGAAACGAACGTGAAGGTCTTGCGGCGCCGCTTTCCGCGCAGTGAAATTATTTTTGACTCCGCCGAATACCTGCGCAAATAC comes from the Verrucomicrobiia bacterium genome and includes:
- a CDS encoding leucine-rich repeat domain-containing protein, with the translated sequence MKTSIPTISTLLLFLALAPMTLPGQSEVLTYTNDNGVITITGYIGTPVNLVIPATINGDPVTSIGDSAFYQCYALNSLAIPDGVTSIGNFAFYQCDGLTNVVIPNSVTNIGDRAFYQCHGLKSVGLPDGLTSLGDFAFWNCTGLKSVLIPDSVTHIGSNAFASGQRLANVVIGNSVTSIGDRAFSNCAGLTNITVAALNPAYSSIDGVLFNKTQTSLVQFPSGRSGSYTLPDSVTSLEDGAFYNCAGLTNIIVTALNPTYSSIDGVLFNQAQTSLIQFPCGRGGSYTLPISVTNIGNSAFSWCTLLTDVMIPDSVTNIGDSAFLWCARLTEVTIPDGVTRLGNSAFYYCSSLTNVVIPNSVTKIGDWVFANTPLKDVVIPDSVTSIGDRTFYYCSSLTNAMIPNSVTNIGNYAFSGCSSLTDVVIPDSVTSLGDNAFFVCASLTNITVAALNPAYSSIDGALFNKAQTSLIQFPDGRGGSYTLPNSVTNIEDYAFYRCTSLTNLVIPSSVTSLGDYVFYYCSGLTSVTIPDGVTRLGDYAFYRCTSLTNVVIPDSVTNLGDYAFYYCSNLTSVAIPDGVTSLGDYTFYNCLNLTNVAIPDSVTSLGDYAFYNCSRLTSVTIPDNVTSLGIYAFYNCSRLTSAAIPDGVTRLGDYAFYNCTGLTNVLIPGSVTRLGDYAFANCGSLTSVTISDGVAGIGDYALYNCTGLTNVVIPNSVTSLGNYAFYGCTSLADLVIPGSVTRLGNYAFAYCPRLRSVVIPDGVTSIGIYAFDHCIGLTNVVIPNSVTIIGDSAFQSCSSLRSVVIPNSVTSVGDWAFYSCFNLTNVVIPNSVTNLGARAFYYCGNLARVTIGGGMASLGDLAFASCTRLTNITFLGNAPALGNGVFGGVPGKVYYYYGTSGWGATYGGRPTVMLNAPPPQISAANVGLQADDFGFTVTDSINHFFVIEASADLVNWQPLSTNILSNPATSFTFADPHWTNYPQRFYRVGAQINPPPP
- a CDS encoding amidohydrolase → MLHSTASAVPVALAPSLIIHNAAVHTMDRTQPRTEAIAIAGNRILAIGTNAELLALAGKGTRVIDAQRRTVLPGFNDAHAHWLMGGFSLMGVNLRDARTPEELARRLGDFARKIPAGRWILGGRWDHENFPGAQLPTRQMIDAATPEHPVFVCRLDGHMALANSRALQLAGITRSTQDMPGGMIVRDAQGEPTGILKDAAMELVEKIIPPSTREEKLAAFRAATEHAASLGVTSVQDLSAGEDVGLYQYLLERGELKTRIYAVRSIVAWEALGQIGVRRAFGNPWLRIGGLKGFSDGSLGSTTALFFEPYTDAPETSGLWFDQMFPEGIMLKRALAADRAGLQIIIHAIGDRANAAILDLYEQVVRENGPADRRFRIEHAQHLRPQDVPRFGRQKVIASVQPIHCADDGRWCEKRIGPERAKSTYAFRSLLDAGAVLAFGTDWTVAPLNPLPGIKAAVTRQTLDGRHPEGWISEQKITLDEALYAYTVGSAYAEFQEHVKGSFTPGKLADVVMLDRDIHAVDPATLDQVKVALTVVDGQVVWQAK
- a CDS encoding biopolymer transporter ExbD, producing MRFYPRKRNSPPAIIIVALIDVLIVLLIFLMTTTTFRQQSAMKLALPESTQGEKADAHEAQPLVVSIKANGSLQLGATADALPVTMENLRGELITRVLKNPDLKLAINADKDAPFGQIVKVMDAAKDAKIKFVSAYTKSVPK
- the mutS gene encoding DNA mismatch repair protein MutS; this translates as MSATAQLTPMMAQYRRIKGELPRDALLLFRLGDFYEMFFEDAKTGAQLLNLALTSRHGVPMCGLPYHAANNYIGRLLKAGRKVAICEQTEEPKPGKLVNRQVTQILSPGTHFDERMLTAERNNFLAAVTQRGANFGLAVIDLTTGDFLTTELESETALFGELDRLRPAEIVHPLEATALRDQLCGATPRRNEVAATPPSLPHSGVEATPPPFGDGAASARPWTVSAYDDWTFAPETAEFTVRDHFKVAALDGFGLKNHPAAIGAAGGALHYLIHNLRRDVRHLTRISFYQRADYLVLDQLTLRHLEILEPLQRDAPSQSCLYGALNKTITPMGARRLRNWLSQPLATAASIWQRQDTVARFIENAPHLEVFRAQLGHVRDLERTVGRLSTGSGNARDLVVLRQALEQIPTLKQTLTAFAARREDRLKLSETTASGTAPAGLLEQLATQLSEAPELVELIRRAIVDEPPLALKEGGMIRDGFSAELDELRHAQRSGKDWLAKLQQDESERTGIASLKVRFNSVFGYFIEVTKSNLDKVPPHYLRKQTIANGERFITPELKEMEGKILGAEERGVKLEYELFQHLRESVLQQLAMIQQTAVALAQLDVLAAFAEIARLHDYCRPEISDCGRLEITEGRHPVLEQSWMEERFVPNDTTLTSADAPAPDETSARAPAAPARENPSPEIPQIALITGPNMAGKSTYIRQVALLTLLAHTGSFIPAKAARIDLVDRIFTRIGANDDLARGQSTFMVEMSETANILNHATSRSLVILDEIGRGTSTFDGLSLAWSIVEHLHNQIGAKTLFATHYHELTELAQRLPRLKNFNVAVREWHDAIVFLRKIVAGGTDKSYGIQVARLAGVPRPVVERAKEILANLEASELTPEGNVRRARRDHDRDKLKQLTPPPQLDLFG
- a CDS encoding methyltransferase domain-containing protein, which encodes MKLVPDSASEIIEVSGRAWRFVEAFVREPLKVGAIWPSSGHLSQAIVSACHFDSNDTVVELGPGTGSFTQLLLQRLGAEGRLVALELSETNVKVLRRRFPRSEIIFDSAEYLRKYVPAQSARCVVSGLAWSNMSPSHQQRILDALYDALAPGGEFVGFAYSAFRYYPTTVCFRRLLRKRFATFETIPTIWRNLPPAYVYRCRKLG
- a CDS encoding MotA/TolQ/ExbB proton channel family protein, producing the protein METIVYVLLLITSVVGLTFIVERGLALRWKKVVPPEIESAVANCQSRAETPRLRHACEKNPSSLGRLLLVLTQQLDWPREENEAALQTRARHEIVKLERGLVILEIIVGIAPLLGLVGTIVGMMDTFEDVGLSGLNDAAKLAHGISMILKATLIGLLIAIPALVAWSYYSKKVEMLAVEMETLCDELLHRLYRN